The Lolium rigidum isolate FL_2022 chromosome 1, APGP_CSIRO_Lrig_0.1, whole genome shotgun sequence region AAGCATGGCACGTGGCAGGACCTGCTCTTGTGAGATTACATTAGATAGTTTGCATACATGAGGCATGAATTTCTTGCCTGAACCCAAATATTACATGTTCTATCTACTTTGCGACTTCTTTAGTCTTTCTATCATAATATTTAAGTGCTTAAAAATTGTTTATAGATATCCTAGACTAAAACTATCTGGCCCGATGTGAAATTTAATATTTACAAGTAAAGATAGACAAATATATATGTACTTTTGGGTATGGCTACATACATATCAGTCTTGGAGGCCCACGTCGTCACTCAACTTCGCCCTTGGGCCTCACATTTTATTTATTGTTATCTCATTTTACTAATAACGAAgcattgtgcttgacaaccacatgttGGAGTTGGGGgcacaagacaaaaaaaaacttgCTTTGCAGGTTGCTAGACAAGGCTTGAAGAAGATTCACCTttattccccgagagttcgatattaaACCCCTAGTCACCCTTATGGCAAAAAATTCTCTtggtacaacactctgcacttggagtcctaaCAAATTGGCACACTTTCTTAGTGTCATCAGTCCCCTGGCCTTTTTAAGATAAACAGTTTAGCCAGTCCTAGCCTGCCTCCATCGCCATGGGAAAGTGGTTGTTCTGCAAGACGAATCACGGTCACGAGGCCGGATCTTCTGGCGCAACTAAGGAGAAGACCCCGCGAAACCGCCGGTACGTTAATGTGGAGCTCTCGCACCGGCAGTTCGAGAAGAGCCGGCCGATTCCTCGGCGGGATGCGGGCTTGGCGAGCGGCGAATGAAATTTGAACTCACGTCGTGTCCTAGTGCCTCTGGTGCCGCACGAGGGGCGCCAACGCCAATACGAGATCCGCCAATGTTGCTTCATCATGCCACCAGATCTACGTGAAGATCCAGTGTTCGCCCTTGATTCCTATAACTAGTCCACCTTCCGGAGCTGGGACTTCAACCCGCGCTACCATGCCGGTTATCTCGGTGACGCCAACTTCACCAGGAGCGCGACCTCAACGGCGACGAGGTGCACGAGGATGACGAGGTCGTAGTCCTCGATGCCCCAAAGCTAACTAAAACAGACATATACGTCCTGGCTCAAACAAACGTAGACAGAAGCTTTCCGTATCTATTTTACGTTGGGCCGCTAAAAATACCCTAAAAACTCCAAGATTCAAACACCAACAAGAATAACATCCGGGGCTTGTTTGGTTCGTCACAAAGTCTTTTCTCGCGTAGGAGAAACAAAAACGGTTCGTTTGGTTGTCCACGGGAGAAATATTCCCTGCATCGCATGAATTTTAAAGCAGCCAAAAAGTTGGTCCAAAAAAATTTGTCGAGCGTTTTTCCGGGGCCAGGCCGTGGCTAGCGCAAAAGTGGGCATTGGTGGATAGAGGCGTGCGGGTATCTTTATGTTACATTGGCACTAATCTGCATTATTTTAATCCTCCTCAATTTATAAAATAGAGGGTCGATTTGAAATATGATGAACACGAAAAAAATGCATATTGATGTTACGAATCAATTCCGATGAACGGTTTTTGGTTTCGTGGCCTATGTGTATGAAAATTCCGTGTCCCGTTTGAAGCTTTTTTGGCCGAATTTAGTCAAATTGTTCGTAACCATTTGCGTGTTTCAAAATTTCTTTCGAGCTAGTACCTTCATCTCACTGTCGCGCATAACTTTTATATTCATAGTTCTCCATTTTGACATTCGTATATGAGTAGATGTGTGTTTTCGAAGTATACTGTACGTTGTTGTGTTGTTGTAGATCTACTCGTTTACGAATGTTGAAACCGAGAATTTTGAACACGAAAGTTGTGTGAAATGGTGAGCTGAAGCTACTCCCCAAAAGAATTTTGAAATGGTCGACCGTGTGGGAAATTTTGACTAAGCTCATCCACAAATGGCTCAAAAGGAAACACGAAATCGAGTTTGAAATACTCGACGAAACGACGAACCGATGATGGGAATGGAATCACAACATCGAGGCTCATCTTTTGCATGTAAACTTGATCACGAATTGATGAATGGTTAGACAAATTAGAGGTGATTACAATTGAACTAGTTTAGGTAACCACAATCTTTCTTAACCAGTACAACCAAATGAACTGCTTCTTATTTCTCCACTTGAACCCAAATAAAATTATTGGCATCCAAACATAATGACAAAGTTAGCCCAAGACTTTTTTTCCCCTATACTGTAACTTTTAGACTAAATTGCATGAGAGGAGAAGAAATGCGAAAAACATGTCAGCAAGCAATAAGGTCCCTATAAAACTAGTTCTAGTCAAGTGCTTAGTGACATGGCTACACACTCTCTCCCTTCGCATGGTGCCAAGCGGAAAACTCTTCGAACTAGCCACAATAAGAGTATTATAGGtagtatcatgtatgccatgtagaaaaaaaaattatgtggtacATCAATTAATAAGAAGAGATGACTAGTATCAtatgtagataccgtatcatagcccgtaaaactaaaaaaaatagtgacaaatacatcatgtacgcatgtttgcattgagattctataaaacattaaatataataaaactatgatactaattcatgatactGTACGTTGTAAGTATTGTATCATAAATTAATATCTATGTATGATAATTCATGATATTTCTCATTGTGACTGGTTTCATGCTCACGTGGGCATTGCCAGCGCCACGTTTGCTTCATCAGATTAACTTTCGGTGGAAAGCAACAAACTTGGATGAGTAGCAGCGGTTCTCCCAAGGCGCCATTATTTCATTTGTTTGTAGGTGTACGTACAGGGTTTCCGAGGACGGGAAATCGGCCATGGAGTCCTTGACCAGCGCAGGCGCCGAGCGAGCGGCATCCACCGATCAGCCGCGGCCGCACGTCGTGCTGCTCGCCAGCCCCGGCGCCGGCCACCTCATCCCGCTGGCGGAGCTGGCGCGGCGGCTCGTCGAGCACCACGGCTTCGCAGCCACCCTGGTCACCTTCGCCGACCTGACCTCCTCCCCGGAAGCCCAATCCGGCGTCCCTGCCTCCGTCGCCACCGCCTCTCTCCCGTCCGTCCCGCTCCACGACCTCGCCGCCGACACGCCCATGGAGACTGTCCTCTTCGAGCTCGTCCGCCGCTCCCTCCCGCACCTGCGCGCCCTCCTCCGCTCCGCCGCGCACCTCGCGGCCCTGGTGCCGGACTTCTTCTGCTCCGCGGCGCTTCCCCTCGCCGCCGAGCTCGGCGTCCCGTCGTACGTGTTCATCCCCAGCAACCTCACCGCGCTCGCCATCATGCGCCGCATCGTGGAGCTCCACGACGGCGTGCCCCCCGGTGAGCACCACGACCTCCCCGACCCTCTCGAGCTCCCCGGGGGCGTGTCGCTGCGCCACGCCGACCTGCCGTGCGGGTTCCAGAGCAGCAAGGAGCCGGTGTACGCGCACCTCATCGAGGAGGGCCGGCGTTACCGCCATGCTGACGGCGTCCTGGTGAACACGTTCTACGAGATAGAGCCCGCAGCGGTCGAAGAGTTCAGGCAGGCGGCAGGGGAAGGCGCGTTCCCGCCGGTATTCCCCGTGGGGCCGTTCGTCCGGTCAGGCGCCGCCGAGGCCGGCGACTCCGCCTGCTTAGAGTGGCTGGACCGCCAGCCAACCGGATCCGTGGTGTACGTCTCCTTCGGGAGCGGCGGCTCCCTCTCCGTGGAGCAGacggccgagctcgcggccgggCTGGAGGCGAGCGGCTACAGGTTCCTCTGGGTGGTGCGCATGCCGAGCATGGAAGGCGAGGGGGAGCACGGACGTGGCAAGGACAACCCGCTGGCGTGGCTCCCCGAGGGCTTCTTGGAGAGGACGaggggcaagggcctcgccgtggCGGCGTGGGCGCCTCAGGTGCGCGTGCTGTCGCACCCGGCGACGGCGGCCTTCGTGTCGCACTGCGGCTGGAACTCCACGCTGGAGAGCGTGTCGTGCGGCGTGCCCATGGTCTCCTGGCCGCTGTACGCGGAGCAGAGGTTGAATGCCGTGGTGCTGGAGGGCAGCGTCGGGATGGCCCTCCCTGTGCGTCCGCGCGCGcgggacgtcgacagcgacggcgGGGTGGTGTTGCGCGGCGAGATCGCTGACGCCCTGAGGGAGCTCATGGAAGGGCCGGTGAAAGGACGGGCCGTGCGGCGGCAGGCCGGGGACATGCAGCTGGCGGCGGCGCACGCGTGGGCGCCGGAGGGGTCGTCGCGCCGGGCGCTGGAGGAAGTCGCCGTCGCGTGGAAGGCGTGGCGCGGCTGGCGAGGGGAAGCAGTAACGGACATGTCCGCGAGCGGCAACCGGCGGTGATGATCGGATCCTGATGGACGTGCGTCCAAAGTTTGCGTGGATCATCCTAGTTTGTTGGTATACTAGCAGCGTGGCAATGGGTCAATAAGTGATAAAAATTTCTTGCCAAAAATTAAATAAGCAGATTCCGAGTTATGGATAGCCTGCCGCATCTTTTGTTGAGAGTCAGCGACAGATGACAACCTCGCTCGGGGGTGTCTTTTTCTCGCCTGATGACACTCAACCAAACCTCTGCCAACCGATCGATATGATCCTCGATGAAATGATCCATGCGATTTGCACGGCATTTTTTTTTATCACACCTGGTGACACCGATTTAGAGGTAGGCGTTTTTAGAGTAACTCCAGCCGTGACGGCACGTttcttcgtgccgtgtttggcTCCAGTCGAGTCGAGTCCCTCAAACGTGGCTCCAAACTTGTTCGTGTGTTAATAAAGCATTGGACCCGCCATTTCCCGTCTCGCTTCTCGCTCTGTCCAGTGTTTTCAAAGCGTCCCCTGTTAAGCGGGGACGAGCTTGGGACGCCGGACAACATATAGGACCGCGCCGGACGGAAAAGCCTTTGGAGCGCGCTACTAGGGACAATAAAATGTCCGACGGacccaaaaaaaaaacctttaaaaacgttttgagggacgcgactggagtgggggacgtgttttgttcgtgccgcgtttgggggacgtcgctccccagccgcgtcccccaaacgccgcccccaatcagaaatttaaatagatgcattcaaaagagatcgttcccgccgattcgtcgcgatcgagtagcggcgatcgatcaaagcaccgggcgcgcgatcatattagctgcaccggtggtgcatgcaaattagaagaggggaaggggttggtcgacgcgcGTCGTGTCCTCGAGTCGA contains the following coding sequences:
- the LOC124661384 gene encoding UDP-glycosyltransferase 72B1-like; translated protein: MESLTSAGAERAASTDQPRPHVVLLASPGAGHLIPLAELARRLVEHHGFAATLVTFADLTSSPEAQSGVPASVATASLPSVPLHDLAADTPMETVLFELVRRSLPHLRALLRSAAHLAALVPDFFCSAALPLAAELGVPSYVFIPSNLTALAIMRRIVELHDGVPPGEHHDLPDPLELPGGVSLRHADLPCGFQSSKEPVYAHLIEEGRRYRHADGVLVNTFYEIEPAAVEEFRQAAGEGAFPPVFPVGPFVRSGAAEAGDSACLEWLDRQPTGSVVYVSFGSGGSLSVEQTAELAAGLEASGYRFLWVVRMPSMEGEGEHGRGKDNPLAWLPEGFLERTRGKGLAVAAWAPQVRVLSHPATAAFVSHCGWNSTLESVSCGVPMVSWPLYAEQRLNAVVLEGSVGMALPVRPRARDVDSDGGVVLRGEIADALRELMEGPVKGRAVRRQAGDMQLAAAHAWAPEGSSRRALEEVAVAWKAWRGWRGEAVTDMSASGNRR